A genome region from Sphingobacteriaceae bacterium GW460-11-11-14-LB5 includes the following:
- a CDS encoding acriflavin resistance protein: MNLIRFALRKPISILVLVAGLFFFGIGAINQIKVDILPQMNLPVIYIAHPFGGYTPDQMEAYFGKQYVNILLFANGIKSIETKNTQGLMLMKLTYYEGTNMAQAAAELSALSTRAQAIFPPGSQPPFVIRFDASSLPVGQLVLSSPIRTNNELQDLANTYVRPSFSAIPGLLSPAPFGGSPRTIEINVNPSLLRSHNLTVDQVVEAIRLNNQTAPSGNVRIGDKNYITPTNYTIKKVKDFENIPLFKGSVQNLQLRDVATIKDGADLVAGYALINGKRSVYLSIAKSGDASTWDVVKNLKKNLPNIQNTLPEDVKLSYEFDQSVYVINAVKSLISEGAIGAILTGLMVLLFLGDKRAALIVILTIPTSIIAGVLFLKLFGQTINIMTLSGLALAIGILVDESTVTIENIHQHFDMGKPKALAIWDACKEIAFPKLLILFCILAVFAPAFTMTGIPGALFLPLALAIGFSMVVSFLLSQTFVPIMANWLMVAHPKKGSEHHPGITQDEADFAATGITLESEKDTLNQKRVLVEREDFSGNGKIGFFDKFRNRFMRFLDRILPYRKSVVLVYLVVIIGLAALLLVNIGRDVLPRVNSSQFQLRLRAPDGTRLERTEEKANVVLAELKKMVGEEHMGISSVYVGQHPAQFSVNPIYQFMAGPHEAVFQVSLKDFEEDMDDFKDQFREKIKKVLPDVKLSFEPIELTDKVLSQGSPTPVEVRIAGKNKKLNEKYANKILAELKEIPYMRDVQLAQPIKYPSLNIDIDRTRAAQIGVDMADISRSLIASTSSSRYTDKNIWLDEKAALPYSVQVQVPLNQMTSKDDIGEIPLLKNSARPVLSDVAKITPDTTAGENDNIGAMPFLSVTANLYHTDLGSASKDVEKAIKDVGELPRGLNVTAIGLSKVLTDTLDSLQSGLFVAIVVIFLMLAANFQSFKVPLVILATVPAVILGSLLLLTITGSTLNLQSYMGIIMSVGVSIANAVLLITNAEQLRKHNGNALESAREAAALRLRPIIMTSIAMIAGMLPMAIGHGEGGGAVSPLGRAVIGGLLASTFAVLIILPLVFAWVQGKQTTDSISLDPEDEESIHYIKGLQENE, translated from the coding sequence ATGAATTTAATACGTTTCGCACTCCGCAAACCCATATCCATCTTAGTTTTAGTGGCTGGATTGTTCTTTTTCGGTATTGGGGCCATCAATCAGATCAAGGTTGATATCCTTCCGCAGATGAACCTTCCGGTAATTTATATTGCCCACCCTTTTGGCGGATATACCCCTGATCAAATGGAGGCTTATTTTGGTAAACAATATGTTAACATCCTGCTTTTTGCAAACGGTATTAAAAGTATCGAAACCAAAAATACGCAGGGTTTAATGTTAATGAAACTAACTTATTACGAAGGCACCAACATGGCGCAGGCCGCGGCAGAGCTAAGTGCGCTTTCTACCAGGGCGCAAGCCATTTTCCCGCCAGGTTCGCAACCGCCCTTCGTGATCCGTTTTGATGCTTCGTCGCTTCCGGTTGGGCAATTGGTATTAAGCAGCCCTATCCGCACCAACAACGAATTGCAGGATCTGGCCAACACCTATGTACGTCCTAGTTTTTCCGCTATACCGGGTTTGCTTTCTCCCGCCCCTTTTGGTGGTAGCCCAAGAACAATCGAAATTAATGTGAATCCTTCACTTTTGCGTTCGCATAACCTAACGGTAGACCAGGTGGTTGAGGCCATCAGACTGAATAACCAGACTGCGCCTTCAGGAAATGTGCGGATTGGCGATAAAAACTACATCACCCCCACCAATTATACCATTAAAAAGGTTAAAGATTTTGAAAATATTCCCTTATTTAAAGGCAGCGTGCAAAACTTACAACTCCGCGATGTGGCTACTATAAAAGATGGTGCCGATTTAGTAGCGGGTTATGCCCTAATTAATGGTAAACGCTCCGTGTATTTAAGTATCGCTAAATCTGGAGATGCCTCTACCTGGGATGTAGTTAAAAACTTAAAGAAAAACCTACCGAACATCCAAAATACCCTACCCGAAGATGTTAAACTTTCTTACGAGTTCGACCAATCTGTTTATGTAATCAACGCGGTAAAGAGTCTGATTAGTGAGGGGGCAATTGGTGCCATATTAACCGGACTAATGGTTTTACTTTTCCTGGGTGATAAACGTGCAGCATTGATCGTTATCCTCACCATTCCTACCTCTATTATTGCTGGTGTTTTGTTCCTGAAATTATTCGGACAAACGATCAATATTATGACCCTGAGCGGATTGGCTTTAGCCATTGGTATTCTGGTAGATGAATCGACCGTAACTATAGAAAACATCCACCAGCATTTTGATATGGGCAAACCGAAGGCACTGGCCATTTGGGATGCCTGTAAGGAAATCGCTTTCCCGAAACTATTGATCCTGTTCTGTATCCTCGCTGTATTTGCACCTGCCTTTACCATGACAGGGATACCAGGAGCACTATTCTTACCGCTGGCATTGGCAATCGGTTTTTCGATGGTGGTTTCATTTCTCTTATCGCAAACTTTTGTACCCATTATGGCCAACTGGCTGATGGTGGCACACCCGAAAAAAGGCAGTGAACATCACCCGGGTATTACACAGGATGAGGCTGATTTTGCTGCAACCGGAATTACATTGGAGTCGGAAAAAGATACTTTGAACCAGAAAAGGGTTTTAGTCGAGCGTGAAGATTTTAGTGGCAATGGCAAAATTGGTTTCTTCGATAAGTTCAGGAACCGTTTTATGCGTTTCCTCGACCGGATATTACCTTACCGAAAATCTGTTGTTTTGGTTTATTTGGTGGTTATTATCGGTTTGGCAGCGTTACTATTGGTTAATATAGGTCGCGATGTTTTGCCAAGAGTAAATTCGAGTCAGTTTCAGTTGCGCTTACGTGCACCCGATGGAACACGTTTAGAACGTACCGAAGAAAAAGCGAATGTGGTTTTAGCTGAATTGAAAAAAATGGTTGGCGAAGAGCATATGGGTATATCATCCGTGTATGTTGGTCAGCACCCTGCCCAGTTTTCAGTAAATCCAATCTATCAGTTTATGGCGGGTCCGCATGAGGCCGTTTTCCAGGTAAGTTTAAAAGACTTTGAAGAAGATATGGACGATTTTAAGGATCAGTTCAGGGAAAAAATCAAAAAAGTACTGCCTGATGTTAAACTTTCCTTCGAGCCGATTGAGCTAACCGATAAGGTATTGAGCCAGGGCTCTCCTACACCTGTTGAAGTGCGTATTGCAGGGAAAAACAAAAAACTGAATGAAAAGTATGCCAATAAAATCCTGGCGGAATTGAAGGAAATCCCATACATGAGGGATGTTCAGCTCGCGCAGCCCATTAAATATCCATCGTTAAATATCGATATCGACAGAACACGTGCGGCACAGATCGGGGTAGATATGGCTGATATTTCGAGATCATTAATTGCCTCAACTTCGTCATCCCGTTATACAGATAAAAATATCTGGCTGGATGAAAAAGCCGCTTTGCCTTACAGTGTTCAGGTTCAGGTACCACTTAATCAAATGACGAGTAAAGATGATATCGGAGAAATTCCTTTATTAAAAAATTCGGCACGACCGGTTTTGAGCGATGTGGCAAAAATCACGCCTGATACCACTGCAGGTGAAAATGATAACATTGGTGCTATGCCTTTCCTGTCGGTAACGGCCAATCTTTACCATACCGATCTGGGCTCAGCATCAAAAGATGTAGAAAAAGCCATTAAGGACGTTGGCGAACTGCCACGTGGATTAAATGTTACCGCTATAGGCTTAAGCAAAGTGCTGACTGATACTTTAGATAGTTTACAATCAGGTTTATTTGTAGCCATTGTGGTCATTTTCTTAATGCTGGCAGCCAATTTCCAGTCTTTTAAAGTACCATTGGTTATTTTAGCCACTGTACCCGCGGTTATTTTAGGCTCGCTGTTGTTATTAACGATTACCGGATCAACCTTAAACCTGCAATCGTATATGGGCATTATCATGTCGGTTGGGGTGTCTATCGCCAATGCGGTATTGCTCATCACCAATGCAGAGCAATTAAGAAAACACAACGGCAATGCGCTCGAATCGGCACGTGAAGCCGCTGCATTACGTTTACGCCCAATCATCATGACCAGTATCGCGATGATTGCGGGTATGTTACCCATGGCCATTGGTCATGGCGAGGGTGGTGGGGCCGTTTCACCACTGGGTAGAGCCGTTATTGGTGGTTTATTGGCCTCAACATTTGCCGTACTCATTATATTGCCACTGGTATTTGCATGGGTGCAGGGAAAACAGACTACCGATTCGATATCGCTTGATCCGGAAGACGAAGAAAGCATCCATTACATTAAAGGTTTACAAGAAAACGAATAA
- a CDS encoding transporter encodes MSRTSLFYFSLLLFISLSIGVNAQTLSLKQAVNTALNNYGTIKAKDNYANASKTSIQQAKREYLPNFSLSAQQDYGTINGQNGPQYGLGGLGTASSGPSLDKQNWNAAFGGLYLANVNWDFFTFGKIRERIKIADAAYQRDKNDLEQEKFQQEIRVSAAYLNLLAAQRLSKSQQKNLDRAITFKNTAVIRAKNGLIAGVDSSFAKAEVSNAKIALTKAKDLEQEQANRLGVLMGLTAISYELDTASITRIPGNLLEDTVIKSSHPLLKFYQNRVEVSQQQVNYFKKLYYPTFTLFGVMQGRGSGFSPGYALDQTAYSTSYADGINPTRGNYLIGIGMTWNLSTLLKNRPQVRAQEYISQGLKEEYNLVDQQLKAQLALAETKLSNALANYREAPIQVKAASDAYLQKNTLYKNGLTTLVDLTQALFTLNRAETDRDIAFTNVWQALLLKSAALGNYDIFINEF; translated from the coding sequence ATGTCTCGTACATCTTTATTTTATTTTTCGCTATTATTATTTATCAGTCTATCCATCGGTGTAAATGCACAAACACTCAGCTTAAAGCAGGCAGTTAATACCGCATTAAACAATTATGGTACGATTAAAGCCAAGGATAATTATGCAAATGCATCAAAAACATCTATCCAACAGGCCAAAAGAGAGTATCTCCCAAACTTTAGCCTAAGTGCCCAGCAAGATTACGGAACCATTAACGGCCAAAACGGGCCACAGTATGGTTTGGGTGGTTTAGGAACAGCTTCTTCTGGTCCATCTCTAGACAAACAAAACTGGAATGCCGCATTTGGCGGGCTCTATCTGGCCAACGTAAACTGGGATTTCTTCACTTTCGGAAAAATCAGAGAACGTATTAAAATTGCCGATGCCGCTTACCAAAGAGACAAGAATGACCTGGAGCAGGAAAAATTCCAGCAGGAAATCCGTGTTTCTGCCGCATATTTAAATTTACTGGCTGCACAAAGGTTAAGCAAATCGCAACAGAAAAATCTCGATCGTGCCATCACCTTTAAAAACACTGCCGTAATCAGGGCTAAAAATGGATTAATTGCTGGGGTAGATTCTTCTTTCGCAAAAGCCGAAGTTTCTAACGCTAAAATTGCTTTAACAAAAGCGAAAGACCTGGAACAGGAACAGGCCAACCGACTGGGCGTTTTAATGGGATTAACTGCAATATCCTACGAGCTGGATACTGCATCGATTACGCGCATCCCCGGCAATCTGCTCGAAGATACAGTGATCAAAAGTTCACATCCACTTTTAAAGTTTTACCAAAACCGTGTAGAGGTTAGCCAGCAACAGGTTAATTACTTCAAAAAACTATACTATCCTACGTTTACTTTATTCGGTGTAATGCAAGGCCGCGGTTCGGGTTTCAGTCCGGGTTATGCCTTAGACCAAACGGCTTATTCTACCAGTTATGCAGATGGTATAAATCCTACCCGCGGAAACTATTTGATTGGCATAGGAATGACCTGGAACCTGTCAACCTTACTCAAAAACCGCCCGCAGGTACGTGCACAGGAATACATTAGTCAGGGATTAAAGGAAGAATATAACCTTGTCGATCAACAGTTGAAAGCTCAATTGGCCCTTGCCGAGACTAAATTAAGCAATGCTTTGGCTAACTATAGAGAAGCGCCCATTCAGGTAAAAGCTGCATCAGATGCCTATTTGCAAAAAAATACGCTTTACAAAAACGGGCTCACCACATTGGTTGATCTTACACAAGCGCTTTTTACCTTGAACCGAGCCGAAACCGATCGGGATATTGCCTTTACCAATGTTTGGCAGGCCTTGCTGCTAAAATCGGCAGCGCTTGGCAATTACGACATATTTATCAACGAATTTTAA
- a CDS encoding polyketide cyclase, which produces MENKTSITVETTVNAPVEKVWEFWNNPDHITKWAFASPDWHTPYSENDLKVGGKFKSTMAAKDGSMSFDFGGTYTTVDQHNKIEYTMEDGRTVSIIFDALGEKTRVTETFDAESTNPIEMQRGGWQAILDNFKSYTEES; this is translated from the coding sequence ATGGAAAATAAAACATCAATCACTGTTGAAACTACAGTAAATGCGCCGGTAGAAAAAGTCTGGGAATTTTGGAATAATCCGGATCACATTACTAAATGGGCATTTGCTTCGCCCGATTGGCATACGCCCTACTCAGAAAACGATTTAAAAGTTGGTGGCAAATTTAAAAGCACCATGGCTGCAAAAGATGGCAGCATGAGTTTTGATTTCGGAGGAACCTATACCACCGTTGATCAACATAATAAAATTGAATACACCATGGAAGATGGCAGAACAGTAAGCATTATTTTTGATGCACTAGGCGAAAAAACCAGGGTAACCGAAACTTTCGATGCCGAATCAACCAACCCTATCGAAATGCAACGCGGCGGATGGCAGGCCATTCTGGATAATTTTAAAAGTTACACTGAAGAATCATAA
- a CDS encoding AI-2E family transporter — MLKTYPFYIKAPVILLGIVITVFMMSVLRDILVPLAFAALIAILLNPLTNRFERKMPKIVSIMLAMIIGIVVVVAILYFLSSQVAHFFDDLDSIKHKLSQLLEEIRAWLQTTFGISSQKQMQMVNDAANGSKALIGQTLSGLMGVLSVVFLIPVYTFLILLYKTLILNFIYEVFSEENKQKVAEILGETKAAIQSYIIGLLIETSIVAVMNSAALLILGVQNAILIGVIGAILNLLPYIGGIIAIALPVLMATLTMDGFTTQLLIIGAYALIQFIDNNILVPRIVSSKVQINALISIVIVLMGAALWGIPGMFLSIPFIAVLKIIFDRIDGLKPWGKLLGDNIPTEHMGQVKRFRRKKTVATGK; from the coding sequence ATGCTTAAAACCTACCCATTTTACATCAAAGCTCCTGTAATTCTTTTAGGAATCGTAATTACAGTATTTATGATGAGTGTGCTGAGAGATATTCTTGTGCCACTTGCTTTCGCAGCTTTAATTGCGATATTACTTAATCCGCTTACCAATCGTTTCGAAAGGAAAATGCCCAAAATAGTAAGCATTATGCTCGCTATGATTATCGGTATTGTGGTGGTCGTTGCCATCCTTTATTTTCTATCCTCGCAGGTCGCGCACTTTTTTGATGACCTGGACAGCATTAAACACAAGTTATCACAATTGTTAGAAGAAATCAGAGCCTGGCTACAAACTACCTTTGGCATTTCTTCACAAAAACAAATGCAAATGGTTAACGATGCCGCAAATGGCAGCAAGGCATTAATCGGCCAGACCTTAAGTGGCTTAATGGGTGTATTAAGTGTGGTTTTTCTAATACCTGTATATACTTTTTTAATCCTGTTATACAAAACACTGATCTTAAACTTTATTTACGAAGTTTTTTCAGAAGAAAACAAACAAAAAGTTGCCGAGATTTTAGGCGAAACGAAAGCGGCGATTCAAAGTTATATTATCGGTTTACTGATCGAGACTTCAATTGTTGCGGTCATGAACTCGGCCGCCCTGCTTATTCTTGGTGTACAAAATGCCATTCTGATTGGCGTTATCGGGGCAATATTAAACCTGCTACCCTACATCGGAGGGATTATTGCCATTGCCTTACCCGTATTAATGGCTACTTTAACCATGGATGGTTTTACTACTCAACTTTTAATTATAGGTGCTTATGCGCTGATCCAGTTTATCGATAACAATATATTAGTACCACGCATTGTTTCGAGTAAGGTGCAAATTAATGCGCTGATCTCTATCGTAATTGTATTGATGGGCGCTGCGCTTTGGGGCATACCCGGTATGTTCCTTTCCATTCCTTTTATTGCGGTGCTGAAAATCATCTTTGACCGGATTGATGGCCTTAAACCCTGGGGGAAATTGCTGGGTGATAACATCCCGACTGAACACATGGGGCAAGTGAAAAGATTTAGGAGGAAGAAAACCGTGGCTACTGGTAAATAA
- a CDS encoding XynC protein, whose translation MRNSFLIAICLFLFSHILNAAEVDTALTYSQSMKKNIKAVVIKPDSYKTGKTFPVVYLLHGAGGSYAEWAKKVPGIKNLADQYQFIIVCPDGNVTSWYFDSPVDAEWKYETYVAKELVSYIDEHYKTIAEKRGRAITGLSMGGHGALYLAIKHQDVYGAVGSMSGGVDIKPFPNGWNISKRLGTQDEFPERWKQNSVIDMIYRIKPGALAIAIDCGTEDFFYKMNVRLHDELLYNNIPHDFTTRPGVHNWDYWANAIKFQSVFMSNYFNAKP comes from the coding sequence ATGAGAAATAGCTTTTTAATAGCCATCTGTTTGTTTTTGTTTAGCCATATCTTAAATGCTGCTGAAGTAGACACTGCTTTGACCTATAGCCAATCAATGAAAAAAAATATTAAGGCGGTGGTTATTAAGCCCGATAGTTATAAAACCGGAAAAACTTTCCCAGTGGTTTACCTGCTCCACGGTGCTGGTGGCAGCTATGCCGAATGGGCCAAAAAAGTACCGGGCATTAAAAACCTGGCCGATCAATATCAGTTTATTATTGTTTGCCCGGATGGTAATGTAACCAGCTGGTATTTCGATAGTCCGGTAGATGCTGAATGGAAATATGAGACTTACGTGGCTAAAGAGCTGGTAAGCTATATCGATGAACATTATAAAACCATTGCCGAAAAAAGGGGCAGGGCCATTACGGGTTTAAGTATGGGCGGACATGGTGCATTATACCTGGCGATTAAACATCAGGATGTTTATGGTGCGGTGGGCAGCATGAGTGGGGGCGTAGACATTAAACCTTTTCCAAATGGGTGGAATATTTCGAAAAGGTTAGGTACGCAGGATGAATTTCCGGAACGGTGGAAACAGAACAGTGTGATTGACATGATTTATCGCATTAAACCTGGTGCACTTGCCATTGCCATCGATTGTGGTACCGAAGATTTTTTCTATAAAATGAATGTACGTTTGCATGACGAGCTTTTGTATAACAATATTCCGCACGATTTTACCACCCGACCTGGTGTACACAACTGGGACTATTGGGCCAATGCCATTAAGTTTCAGAGCGTTTTTATGAGTAATTATTTTAACGCAAAACCTTAA
- a CDS encoding response regulator, whose product MKRILVVDDNQEILELIELILNLEGYQVSGLMDASHFNQRITDFKPDLILLDVMLGALDGRDLCNLLKADQLTLHIPVIMISASHNLSDMKGSICHPNDFIAKPFDISNLINKVSAQLAA is encoded by the coding sequence ATGAAAAGAATATTAGTGGTTGACGATAATCAGGAAATACTGGAGCTTATAGAATTAATTTTAAATCTGGAAGGTTATCAGGTAAGTGGATTAATGGATGCAAGTCATTTTAACCAGCGGATTACCGATTTTAAACCTGATTTAATTTTGCTGGATGTGATGTTAGGTGCCCTGGATGGGCGTGATCTTTGTAATCTGCTCAAAGCAGACCAGTTAACCTTACATATTCCGGTGATTATGATTTCTGCCAGTCATAACTTAAGCGATATGAAAGGCAGTATTTGTCACCCTAACGATTTCATTGCCAAACCATTCGACATCAGCAACCTGATTAATAAAGTAAGCGCACAGCTAGCAGCCTAA
- a CDS encoding GntR family transcriptional regulator, producing MESISNFKQVDTSSLVDRVEDKLVQLLQERKLKVGDSIPTELELCAALGVSRTVVREAMLRLRMMGLIESKKKKGAVITSPDLFGILSKSMNPHILDQGTLKQIFEIRLVLEIGMADFLFQRITAEDLKELRTIVDNEPEASQDHLFNIEHEIAFHGKLYDITGNETLRKFQSMLLPIFDFVHNSGLLKKQGQLHKFVSHKGLVDILENGSPELFRNAMRNHLENHFNRLFAEE from the coding sequence ATGGAGAGCATCAGTAATTTTAAACAAGTGGATACCAGTTCGTTGGTAGATCGTGTAGAAGATAAGCTTGTTCAACTATTGCAGGAACGCAAACTTAAAGTTGGAGATAGCATCCCTACAGAGCTCGAACTTTGTGCCGCGCTGGGTGTAAGCAGAACAGTAGTTCGCGAGGCCATGTTGAGATTACGAATGATGGGATTAATTGAATCGAAAAAGAAAAAAGGCGCGGTGATCACCAGTCCGGATTTATTTGGCATCCTTTCCAAAAGTATGAATCCACATATTTTGGATCAGGGAACGCTAAAACAAATATTCGAAATCAGGCTGGTGCTCGAAATTGGAATGGCTGATTTTCTTTTTCAGCGCATTACCGCCGAAGACCTGAAAGAACTGAGAACCATTGTGGATAATGAGCCCGAGGCTTCGCAAGATCATTTATTTAATATCGAGCACGAGATTGCTTTCCACGGAAAGCTTTATGATATCACCGGAAACGAAACCCTGAGAAAATTTCAGAGCATGTTATTACCAATATTCGATTTTGTACACAATAGCGGCTTACTAAAAAAGCAAGGGCAACTGCATAAGTTTGTATCACATAAGGGTTTAGTCGACATTTTAGAAAACGGATCGCCTGAACTTTTCCGCAACGCGATGAGAAATCATCTCGAAAATCATTTTAACCGCTTATTTGCTGAAGAGTAG
- a CDS encoding dihydrodipicolinate synthetase, with protein sequence MKHEHLQGLIAAPFTPFDPSGKLNLSIIPAYYQFLKSNGVTGAFICGSTGEGVSLSREEKMEVAEAWATATKNDQDFKVMTLLGGTCLADCKVLAKHAAEIGLYGVSFTAPSYFKPSNVGVLAEMCAEIAAEVPEMPFYYYHIPVLTGANLNMIDLLEAVDGKIANFAGVKYTHEDFMDFLSCMSFKNNKYDMLWGRDENMLSALVLGSKGAVGSTFNYLTPLYNRLIEAFEQNDLKTAVAFQQKSIDFIRLLGKYGGIATGKAYMKMIGLDCGEFRLPVKNMDTAAFERFKKDVESLDFEGFKSTAGLNKIEKV encoded by the coding sequence ATGAAACACGAACATTTACAAGGATTAATCGCTGCGCCATTCACGCCGTTTGATCCATCAGGAAAATTAAATTTATCAATCATACCAGCATATTACCAGTTTCTTAAGTCAAACGGTGTTACAGGAGCCTTTATCTGTGGTTCAACAGGAGAAGGGGTTTCACTTAGCCGTGAAGAAAAAATGGAAGTTGCCGAAGCCTGGGCAACAGCCACCAAAAATGATCAGGATTTTAAGGTAATGACTTTGCTTGGTGGTACCTGTCTGGCCGATTGTAAAGTATTGGCAAAACATGCAGCCGAAATCGGTTTATATGGTGTTTCCTTTACCGCACCTTCTTATTTCAAGCCTTCAAATGTTGGGGTTTTAGCCGAAATGTGTGCCGAAATTGCTGCAGAAGTGCCCGAAATGCCTTTTTATTATTATCACATTCCGGTATTAACCGGGGCAAACCTCAATATGATCGATTTATTGGAAGCGGTCGACGGTAAAATTGCAAATTTCGCAGGCGTAAAATATACCCACGAGGATTTTATGGACTTTCTTTCCTGCATGAGTTTCAAAAATAATAAATACGATATGCTTTGGGGACGTGATGAAAATATGCTTTCTGCGCTGGTTTTAGGTTCGAAAGGCGCTGTAGGCAGTACATTTAACTATTTGACGCCTTTATACAACCGGTTAATTGAAGCTTTTGAGCAAAATGACCTGAAAACCGCCGTTGCCTTCCAGCAGAAATCAATTGATTTTATTCGCTTATTGGGTAAATATGGTGGAATTGCAACAGGTAAAGCTTATATGAAAATGATCGGTTTAGACTGCGGCGAATTCAGGTTGCCGGTTAAAAATATGGATACAGCCGCATTCGAACGCTTTAAAAAGGATGTTGAAAGTTTAGACTTTGAAGGTTTTAAATCAACAGCCGGGCTAAATAAAATTGAAAAGGTTTAA
- a CDS encoding MFS transporter: MREKRYAWVVVGLLWFVALLNYMDRQMLSTMKPAMQMDIAELKSATNFGYLMAIFLWIYGLMSPVSGIIADKLNRKWLIVGSLMVWSLVTFLMGYATTFNQIYWLRALMGVSEALYIPAGLSLIADYHSSKTRSVAIGIHMTGLYMGQALGGFGATIASKFSWQATFHSFGFVGIVYALILMFFLREKKHTEIQGTETIRIKQPLFKGLALLFSNISFWVILIYFAIPSLPGWATKNWLPTLFANNLGIDMAQAGPISTITIAASSFLGVIFGGILSDRWVQKNIKGRIYTSAIGLGLTIPSLLLIGFGHSLFNIIGAAFCFGFGYGMFDANNMPILCQFVSSKSRATAYGVMNMTGVFAGAFITDLLGKSTDSGSLGKDFAMLSIIVFIALMIQLYFLRPKFNDFEDA; this comes from the coding sequence ATGAGAGAGAAAAGATACGCATGGGTAGTAGTGGGATTGCTTTGGTTTGTAGCCTTGTTGAATTACATGGACCGCCAAATGCTTTCGACCATGAAACCTGCCATGCAGATGGATATTGCTGAGCTAAAATCGGCCACTAATTTCGGCTATCTGATGGCTATTTTTTTGTGGATATATGGTCTAATGAGCCCTGTTTCAGGAATCATTGCCGATAAATTGAATCGTAAGTGGTTAATTGTTGGTAGTTTAATGGTTTGGTCGCTGGTTACTTTTTTAATGGGCTACGCCACTACTTTTAATCAGATTTATTGGTTAAGGGCATTAATGGGCGTTAGTGAAGCACTTTATATTCCTGCGGGATTATCGCTCATTGCCGATTACCACAGTTCTAAAACACGATCTGTCGCCATTGGTATACACATGACAGGACTTTACATGGGGCAGGCTTTAGGTGGTTTTGGTGCAACTATAGCTTCAAAATTCTCTTGGCAGGCTACCTTTCATTCTTTCGGCTTCGTAGGTATTGTATATGCATTAATCCTGATGTTCTTTTTAAGAGAGAAAAAACATACTGAAATACAGGGTACCGAAACGATCCGGATTAAACAACCGCTTTTTAAAGGACTGGCGCTTTTATTCAGCAATATTTCTTTTTGGGTAATTCTCATCTATTTTGCCATTCCCAGTTTGCCTGGTTGGGCCACTAAAAACTGGCTCCCTACTTTATTTGCCAATAATTTAGGCATCGATATGGCACAGGCCGGACCCATTTCGACCATTACGATTGCGGCATCCTCATTTTTAGGGGTAATTTTCGGAGGTATTTTATCCGATAGGTGGGTGCAAAAAAATATCAAAGGGCGTATTTACACCAGTGCCATTGGCTTGGGTTTAACCATTCCATCACTATTGCTTATTGGTTTTGGCCACTCTTTGTTCAATATCATTGGAGCTGCTTTTTGTTTTGGTTTCGGTTATGGCATGTTTGATGCCAACAATATGCCAATTCTTTGTCAGTTTGTTTCCTCAAAATCTAGGGCTACAGCATATGGGGTGATGAATATGACCGGTGTTTTTGCCGGGGCTTTCATTACCGATTTATTGGGCAAATCGACCGATTCAGGTAGTCTGGGGAAAGATTTTGCCATGCTTTCTATCATTGTTTTTATTGCCTTAATGATTCAACTTTATTTCCTGCGTCCAAAATTTAACGATTTTGAAGATGCTTAA